Proteins encoded together in one Streptomyces sp. TLI_171 window:
- the mshD gene encoding mycothiol synthase, with protein MRTSENTSGAGRVESVEVLTEERAGAVRELLAGAARVDGREAVSEAGRLRVKADSPREGVRHLVQSVGQEVVGYAQVEGVRPATVELTVAPDARGRGLGGALVRAVLDGADGTLDFWAHGGLPAARHLAQVHGAALVRELRQMRRTAAAPDAVALPAGVELRTFEPGRDEEAWLALNALAFSHHPEQGSWTGRDLADRIAEPWFDPKGFFLAERDGRLVGFHWTKVQPDGLGEVYVVGVDPAEQGNGLGKALTAAGLRYLILERGLPTVMLYVDADNGAAVRVYERLGFAVHEVDLMYRWVPTAGR; from the coding sequence GGTGCTGACGGAGGAGCGGGCCGGCGCGGTCCGGGAGTTGCTCGCGGGGGCGGCCCGGGTGGACGGGCGGGAGGCGGTGTCGGAGGCGGGGCGGCTGCGGGTGAAGGCGGACAGTCCGCGGGAGGGTGTGCGGCACCTGGTGCAGTCGGTCGGCCAGGAGGTCGTGGGGTACGCACAGGTCGAGGGGGTGCGGCCGGCGACGGTCGAGCTGACGGTGGCTCCGGACGCGCGCGGGCGCGGGCTCGGCGGTGCGCTGGTGCGGGCGGTGCTGGACGGGGCGGACGGGACGCTGGACTTCTGGGCGCACGGGGGGCTGCCGGCGGCCCGGCACCTGGCGCAGGTGCACGGGGCGGCGCTGGTGCGGGAACTGCGGCAGATGCGGCGCACGGCGGCGGCGCCGGACGCGGTGGCGCTGCCGGCGGGCGTGGAGCTGCGGACCTTCGAGCCGGGACGGGACGAGGAGGCGTGGCTGGCGTTGAACGCGCTGGCGTTCTCGCACCACCCGGAGCAGGGGTCGTGGACGGGGCGGGACCTGGCGGATCGGATCGCGGAGCCGTGGTTCGACCCGAAGGGGTTCTTCCTGGCGGAGCGGGACGGGCGGCTGGTCGGGTTCCACTGGACCAAGGTGCAGCCGGACGGGCTGGGCGAGGTGTACGTGGTGGGGGTGGACCCGGCGGAGCAGGGTAATGGTCTGGGGAAGGCGTTGACGGCGGCGGGTCTGCGGTACCTGATCCTGGAGCGCGGGCTGCCGACGGTGATGCTGTACGTGGACGCGGACAACGGCGCGGCCGTCCGGGTGTACGAGCGGCTGGGTTTCGCCGTCCACGAGGTGGACCTGATGTACCGGTGGGTGCCGACGGCGGGGCGCTGA